One genomic region from Tripterygium wilfordii isolate XIE 37 chromosome 20, ASM1340144v1, whole genome shotgun sequence encodes:
- the LOC119987260 gene encoding non-specific lipid-transfer protein 2-like yields MKASYVAVCATLVVVLLLAEQTQVTEAVTCSPAQLSPCVSAITSSSQPSQLCCSRIKEQKPCLCGYFRNPNLKKFIETPNARKVANTCGTPFPKC; encoded by the coding sequence ATGAAGGCATCATATGTTGCAGTTTGTGCAACGCTGGTGGTGGTGCTGCTCCTGGCTGAGCAAACACAGGTGACAGAGGCAGTGACTTGTAGCCCAGCACAGCTGAGTCCATGTGTGAGTGCAATTACATCTTCCTCCCAACCATCCCAACTCTGCTGCAGCAGGATCAAGGAGCAGAAGCCTTGCCTTTGTGGTTATTTCAGGAACCCAAACCTCAAGAAGTTTATTGAAACCCCTAATGCCAGGAAGGTTGCTAACACTTGTGGTACTCCCTTCCCCAAGTGCTGA